From a region of the Parcubacteria group bacterium genome:
- a CDS encoding AAA family ATPase, producing MPFRFAVWHYSLGIKRFFEIWKNFISYFWKHFSVALLLVTLISPWKKDISRSMQRGLHPIVWVNNLIENIITRILGAIIRFFVIISAIFLEILTFFSGAILFLIWLILPIIFLASLISFYLSLINGSGLLLCLSSTFFSASIILLFISIRSFKISNENYDLSNLSEIAHQKWFNRVWNRIGADSKGINLEILKNQQLLDEYLSKINLSRNEFDAIVEWELKNKLENDRKGRFWLKENLLSDSPIGKYWAFAYTVHLDKYADDLSDGDYSQYKYSELVGKEKDLSELKLLLTRPSQNNIILIGEEGVGRDTIVHTLAKKIRSMKAGEFFNKKRILSFNLTEIISKTRNKNEIDAILGNLFSEATYAGNIILFIKDIHQFLKNNPQNEGENISEVLSQFLAYPTFQIIGTTTPSEFHSNIEKNESVMKYCDKITIEEMSADNTLKVLLYKLKTEEKKRVIFTYQALRELIKLSERYISNSPFPEKALDIMEETMLYWYNNAYSNFITEEVVNEAVSQKIKVPLGEISEKEGEKLLDLENILHKRVIGQDFAIKQIAETMRRARVGMANEKKPLGSFLFLGPTGVGKTESSKALAEAYFGDENRMIRLDMSEYQTQDSIDRLIGSLSSGREGHLVSKIKENPYSILLLDEIEKADSNILNLFLQVLDEGNLTDVFGKKINFRNLIIIATSNAGSEIIRETIKEMAKPEETQEKVIDYVIKQGIFRPEFLNRFEGVIFFHPLDMETVLKISEMMLVKYAKKLRSNENISIEFDPEIAKIVAEGGYDATFGARNIERFFQDKIEDSVVKGIISGNIKKGSEFTFRKEHMEEG from the coding sequence ATGCCTTTTAGATTTGCCGTCTGGCACTATTCTCTCGGGATAAAAAGATTTTTCGAAATCTGGAAAAATTTTATTAGTTACTTCTGGAAACACTTTTCGGTAGCGCTCCTTCTTGTCACCCTAATTTCTCCTTGGAAAAAAGATATCTCAAGAAGCATGCAAAGAGGCCTCCATCCGATTGTTTGGGTAAATAATCTCATAGAAAATATCATAACCAGGATATTGGGAGCAATTATTAGATTTTTTGTCATAATAAGCGCTATTTTCCTTGAAATCTTAACTTTTTTTTCCGGAGCTATCTTGTTTTTAATTTGGCTTATTTTGCCAATAATTTTTCTTGCCAGCCTGATTTCATTTTATCTTTCTTTGATTAACGGATCTGGCTTGCTCCTATGTCTTTCTTCGACGTTTTTTTCCGCAAGTATTATCCTGCTATTTATTTCGATAAGATCATTCAAGATATCCAATGAAAATTATGATCTATCAAATCTTTCGGAAATTGCCCATCAGAAATGGTTTAACCGCGTCTGGAATAGAATAGGTGCGGATTCCAAGGGAATCAATCTGGAAATCCTCAAAAATCAGCAACTTTTAGATGAATATCTTTCAAAGATAAATCTTAGCCGAAATGAATTTGACGCAATTGTTGAATGGGAGCTGAAAAATAAACTCGAGAATGACAGAAAGGGAAGATTTTGGCTGAAGGAAAACCTTTTGTCGGATTCTCCTATTGGGAAATACTGGGCTTTTGCATATACAGTGCATCTCGACAAATATGCTGACGACTTGTCGGATGGAGATTATTCACAGTATAAATATTCAGAACTTGTCGGAAAAGAAAAGGATTTGAGCGAGCTTAAGCTTCTACTCACAAGACCCAGCCAGAACAATATCATTCTTATCGGAGAAGAAGGAGTTGGGAGAGATACGATTGTACATACGCTGGCAAAAAAAATAAGGAGTATGAAAGCGGGAGAATTCTTTAACAAAAAAAGAATTTTAAGCTTTAATCTCACAGAAATAATATCCAAGACAAGAAATAAAAATGAAATTGACGCTATTCTTGGGAACCTTTTCAGTGAAGCAACCTATGCGGGGAATATAATACTTTTTATCAAAGACATCCATCAATTTCTCAAAAACAATCCTCAAAATGAAGGAGAAAATATTTCCGAAGTTCTATCTCAATTTTTGGCATATCCCACTTTTCAAATTATCGGAACAACTACTCCTTCGGAATTTCATTCCAACATAGAAAAAAATGAATCGGTGATGAAATATTGCGATAAGATTACCATAGAAGAAATGAGTGCTGATAATACGCTCAAAGTTCTCCTTTACAAACTTAAAACGGAAGAGAAGAAGCGAGTCATTTTTACATATCAAGCCTTGAGAGAATTAATAAAACTTTCGGAAAGATATATCAGCAATTCTCCTTTTCCGGAAAAAGCGCTTGATATTATGGAAGAAACGATGCTCTACTGGTATAATAATGCCTATTCCAATTTCATAACTGAAGAGGTCGTAAATGAAGCCGTTTCGCAAAAAATAAAAGTTCCGCTGGGAGAAATATCCGAAAAGGAAGGGGAAAAACTATTGGATTTGGAAAATATTCTGCATAAAAGGGTAATCGGACAGGATTTTGCAATCAAGCAGATTGCCGAAACAATGAGAAGAGCGCGAGTGGGAATGGCCAATGAAAAAAAACCCTTAGGAAGTTTCCTTTTTCTTGGCCCTACGGGAGTCGGAAAAACAGAATCTTCCAAGGCTTTGGCTGAGGCCTATTTTGGAGACGAAAACAGAATGATCAGGCTGGATATGAGCGAATATCAGACTCAGGATTCAATTGACAGATTGATTGGCTCCTTATCTTCAGGCAGAGAAGGGCATTTGGTTAGCAAAATAAAGGAAAATCCCTATTCAATCCTCCTTTTGGATGAAATCGAAAAAGCCGATTCAAATATTCTTAATTTATTTTTACAAGTTCTGGACGAGGGAAATCTTACTGACGTTTTCGGAAAAAAGATTAATTTTAGGAATTTGATAATAATTGCCACTTCCAATGCCGGATCAGAAATTATCCGCGAGACTATAAAAGAAATGGCAAAACCCGAGGAAACTCAAGAAAAAGTAATTGATTATGTTATTAAACAAGGCATTTTCCGTCCGGAATTTCTCAACAGATTTGAAGGCGTCATCTTTTTTCATCCTCTTGATATGGAAACCGTATTAAAAATTTCCGAGATGATGCTAGTAAAATACGCGAAGAAATTAAGAAGCAATGAAAATATTTCTATTGAATTTGATCCTGAGATAGCAAAAATTGTGGCGGAGGGTGGATATGATGCAACATTTGGCGCAAGAAACATCGAAAGGTTTTTTCAGGATAAAATTGAAGATAGCGTGGTAAAAGGAATAATCTCTGGAAATATAAAAAAAGGAAGCGAGTTTACCTTCAGGAAAGAGCATATGGAAGAAGGATGA
- the dnaJ gene encoding molecular chaperone DnaJ, which yields MANDNYYEILGVAKGATDDEIKKAYRKLAHKHHPDKTGGNEAEFKKINEAYQVLSDKSKRAQYDQFGQTFDQGGFQGGQGQGFGGFDFSGFNQQSQGGFDFQDFGFEDIFSNIFGGERRGGRSRKKAGKDIQVDAEISFEEMVKGARRNINIYKNVVCERCHGTGGEPSAKKETCPTCHGSGQIRQSMQSFFGSFSQVSTCPTCQGAGETYSERCRKCRGDGRVKEEENIEIEIPAGIQDGQTLSMEGRGEAGEKGGSSGDLYVNIHVTPHPKFKREKNNIISNEYITFSQATLGDKINIDTIGGQLKMKIPAGTQSGEIFRVRNEGVPSLDRRGRGDHLVKIIVNIPKHLSRKQKELIERLKEVE from the coding sequence ATGGCTAACGATAATTATTATGAAATTTTAGGCGTGGCAAAAGGCGCGACGGACGACGAGATAAAGAAAGCATACCGCAAGCTGGCTCACAAACATCACCCGGACAAAACCGGCGGGAACGAGGCGGAGTTTAAGAAAATCAACGAAGCCTATCAGGTGCTTTCCGATAAATCCAAACGAGCGCAATATGACCAATTCGGACAAACCTTTGACCAAGGCGGATTTCAAGGCGGACAAGGACAAGGTTTTGGCGGATTTGATTTTTCGGGATTCAATCAGCAAAGCCAAGGCGGTTTCGATTTCCAAGATTTTGGTTTTGAGGATATTTTTTCCAATATTTTTGGCGGGGAAAGAAGAGGAGGAAGGTCTAGAAAAAAAGCGGGGAAAGACATACAAGTTGACGCAGAAATCTCTTTTGAAGAAATGGTAAAAGGCGCCAGACGAAATATTAATATTTACAAAAACGTGGTTTGTGAAAGGTGTCATGGAACTGGAGGAGAACCCAGCGCCAAAAAAGAAACTTGCCCAACCTGCCACGGATCCGGACAAATAAGGCAAAGTATGCAGAGTTTTTTCGGAAGCTTTTCGCAAGTTTCCACTTGTCCAACTTGCCAAGGAGCTGGAGAAACTTATTCGGAAAGATGCAGAAAATGCAGGGGGGATGGAAGAGTTAAAGAAGAAGAAAATATTGAAATAGAAATCCCAGCTGGAATTCAAGATGGACAGACTCTTTCCATGGAAGGACGCGGGGAAGCTGGAGAAAAAGGAGGATCAAGCGGAGATTTATATGTCAACATTCACGTCACTCCGCATCCGAAATTTAAAAGAGAGAAAAATAACATTATTTCCAACGAATACATCACCTTTTCCCAAGCAACCCTGGGAGATAAAATTAATATTGATACTATTGGCGGGCAGCTCAAGATGAAAATACCTGCCGGAACGCAATCCGGAGAAATTTTCAGGGTGCGGAATGAAGGCGTCCCTTCCTTAGACAGACGCGGCCGCGGCGACCACTTGGTAAAAATAATTGTTAATATTCCAAAGCATTTGTCGAGGAAGCAAAAAGAGTTGATTGAAAGATTGAAAGAAGTTGAATAA
- a CDS encoding DUF3467 domain-containing protein: MEQNNPQTQKINIKATDEKLKGEYSNVMQIMHTKEEFVIDFLNVFPPTGTLNSRIIVSPGHFKRMVKAMDEKLKKYETGFGKIAESEAPSSIGFQERE; the protein is encoded by the coding sequence ATGGAACAAAATAATCCGCAAACCCAAAAAATAAACATCAAAGCGACCGATGAGAAGCTGAAAGGAGAATATTCTAATGTGATGCAGATTATGCATACCAAAGAGGAGTTCGTGATAGATTTTCTGAATGTTTTTCCGCCGACAGGAACACTCAATTCCCGAATCATCGTTTCCCCGGGACATTTCAAACGAATGGTAAAAGCGATGGACGAAAAACTCAAAAAATATGAAACTGGCTTCGGAAAAATAGCAGAATCTGAAGCCCCCAGCTCGATTGGATTTCAGGAAAGGGAATAA
- a CDS encoding four helix bundle suffix domain-containing protein, which translates to MSTLVFDLTVEFCKKYIDWKSRTKDQMEQAARSGRQNIAEGSQASATSKKTEIKLTSVARASLEELLLDYEDFLRQNHLKSWIKEDPRIKTIRNLAYLKDRSYSSYESYLNNSESAANMLICLIHQTNYLLDKQLAKLSADFLKNGGFNERLYQKRTNYRNNKSDLSY; encoded by the coding sequence ATGTCGACTTTGGTTTTTGATTTGACTGTTGAATTTTGCAAAAAATATATCGACTGGAAAAGTCGGACAAAAGACCAGATGGAGCAAGCCGCCAGAAGTGGAAGGCAGAACATTGCCGAAGGAAGCCAAGCATCCGCTACTTCTAAGAAAACTGAAATAAAATTGACTAGCGTTGCCAGAGCTAGTTTGGAAGAATTACTTTTGGATTACGAAGATTTCCTGCGTCAAAATCATTTGAAAAGTTGGATCAAAGAAGATCCAAGAATAAAAACGATTCGCAATCTTGCTTATTTGAAAGATAGGTCTTATTCGTCCTATGAGTCTTATCTCAACAATTCCGAGTCTGCCGCCAACATGCTAATTTGCCTCATCCACCAAACGAATTATCTCCTAGACAAACAGCTCGCAAAATTAAGCGCAGATTTCTTGAAAAATGGGGGATTCAATGAAAGATTATATCAAAAAAGAACAAATTACAGAAATAATAAGTCCGATTTGTCTTATTAG
- a CDS encoding DUF4405 domain-containing protein, with protein MNKIKIKYAIDFITLVSFVITAITGAIIFLFLPPGEGNRGIHNDFLGWGRHDWGAVHDWAGIIMVVFALIHVAMYWKMFVCMTKNFFKKNEECQISKEVETEKK; from the coding sequence ATGAACAAAATAAAAATTAAGTATGCTATTGATTTTATCACCCTGGTTTCATTTGTAATCACAGCAATTACCGGTGCTATCATTTTCCTCTTTCTTCCTCCGGGAGAAGGAAATCGCGGAATTCACAATGACTTTCTAGGATGGGGAAGGCATGATTGGGGAGCGGTCCATGATTGGGCAGGAATAATAATGGTCGTCTTCGCCCTGATCCACGTTGCAATGTATTGGAAAATGTTTGTTTGTATGACCAAAAATTTCTTCAAAAAAAATGAGGAATGTCAGATAAGCAAGGAAGTGGAAACTGAAAAGAAATAA